A single window of Nakaseomyces glabratus chromosome G, complete sequence DNA harbors:
- the MLC2 gene encoding Mlc2p (CAGL0G10065g~Ortholog(s) have myosin II binding activity and role in mitotic actomyosin contractile ring contraction, positive regulation of actin filament-based movement): protein MENSNSLHFDRLTQRQINKLKDAFQLIDEDGDGNIGRSDMVKMLASLGQKVTTDDVGKMFKELRDENDAYISFPEFLALMSESICEFPQEDELKECFGIISQNKDLDLPTDKLIKLLEEAGFKNPEEEFKRILATFSANQQLDGSRNFKSNQFIDSLND, encoded by the coding sequence ATGGAGAATAGCAACTCATTACATTTTGATCGGCTTACGCAAAgacaaataaataaattgaaGGATGCCtttcaattgattgatgaggatgggGATGGCAATATTGGCCGTAGTGATATGGTAAAGATGTTGGCAAGTTTGGGTCAGAAGGTGACCACTGATGACGTTGGTAAAATGTTCAAGGAATTAAGAGATGAAAATGACGCATATATTTCCTTTCCCGAATTTCTTGCCCTTATGAGCGAAAGCATATGTGAATTCCCACAAGAAGATGAGTTGAAAGAGTGTTTCGGAATCATTTCACAAAACAAAGATCTAGATCTACCGACTGATAAATTGATAAAGCTATTAGAGGAAGCTGGATTTAAAAATCCCGAAGAAGAAtttaaaagaatattagCTACTTTTTCCGCGAATCAACAGCTTGATGGTTCACGTAACTTCAAATCGAATCAATTTATTGACTCACTAAATGACTAA
- the RPO26 gene encoding DNA-directed RNA polymerase core subunit RPO26 (CAGL0G10043g~Ortholog(s) have RNA polymerase I activity, RNA polymerase II activity, RNA polymerase III activity, RNA-directed 5'-3' RNA polymerase activity), translated as MSDYEEAFNDGAENFEDFDVEHFSDEDQYEDNVKTEANGGEQMKDEEGRTIVTGGMGPEDYKNVETHRRKTLKEKAIPKEDRTTTPYMTKYERARILGTRALQISMNAPVFVDLEGETDPLRIAMKELAEKKIPLVIRRYLPDGSFEDWSVEELVVDLQ; from the exons ATGTCCGACTACGAGGAAGC ATTTAACGACGGTGCCGAAAACtttgaagattttgatgTTGAACATTTCTCTGATGAGGATCAATATGAAGACAATGTGAAAACCGAAGCAAATGGTGGTGAGCAAATgaaggatgaagaaggGAGAACAATTGTCACCGGTGGTATGGGTCCTGAGGATTATAAAAATGTTGAAACACATAGAAGgaaaactttgaaagagaaagctATTCCAAAGGAagacagaaccaccacaCCTTACATGACAAAGTATGAAAGAGCTAGAATTCTTGGTACAAGAGCTTTACAAATCTCAATGAATGCACCAGTGTTTGTTGATTTGGAAGGTGAAACTGATCCATTGAGAATTGCCATGAAGGAACTGGctgagaaaaaaattccTTTGGTTATTAGAAGATATCTACCGGATGGTTCCTTTGAAGATTGGAGTGTGGAAGAATTGGTTGTTGATCTGCAATGA